The Corynebacterium camporealensis genome contains a region encoding:
- the secF gene encoding protein translocase subunit SecF: protein MTSTNKAKYKISRMDRLYEDGKGFDFIGRSKTWYGITAVLVIASILFIAIRGFSLSLDFEGGTKLSMPAGDLVAEEVGETFEEAIDVEPEMVQIVGAGDSETLEITSERLSQDQVNEARTAIYEEYQPVDENGEPTPDAIGSSTVSESWGSSITSRMLLAMGVFLVVATAYVAIRLQRNMAFAAILALIIDGIIIAGIYAAFGFEVSPAVIIGLLTVLTFSIYDSVIVFDKVNENTTGLRGQRKHTYAEQANLAVNQTVMRSISTSVISALPIIALFIVAVWLMGIGTLRDLALIQLIGVIEGIFSSLFLATPLVVSFANRTKNVKEHNKEVAEYREKHGENAEADAEVEAEAKRTVASPSKPEPQQKNQASSGATWRPGR from the coding sequence ATGACTTCCACCAATAAGGCAAAGTACAAGATCTCGCGGATGGACCGTCTCTACGAAGACGGCAAGGGCTTCGACTTCATCGGTCGTTCCAAGACCTGGTACGGCATCACCGCCGTGCTGGTGATTGCCTCCATCCTGTTCATCGCCATCCGTGGCTTCAGCCTCTCGCTGGACTTTGAAGGCGGCACGAAGCTGTCGATGCCCGCAGGCGACCTGGTTGCCGAAGAAGTAGGCGAGACCTTCGAAGAAGCCATCGATGTTGAACCAGAGATGGTCCAGATCGTCGGCGCCGGCGATTCCGAGACCCTGGAAATTACCTCTGAGCGCCTGAGCCAGGACCAGGTCAACGAGGCCCGCACGGCAATCTATGAGGAATACCAGCCGGTCGACGAAAATGGCGAGCCGACCCCGGACGCCATCGGTTCCTCGACGGTCTCTGAGTCCTGGGGTTCGTCGATTACCTCCCGCATGCTGCTGGCCATGGGTGTCTTCCTCGTGGTCGCTACCGCGTACGTCGCCATTCGTTTGCAGCGCAACATGGCCTTTGCTGCCATCCTGGCGCTGATTATCGACGGCATCATCATCGCCGGTATCTACGCTGCCTTCGGCTTTGAGGTATCCCCGGCTGTGATTATCGGTCTGCTGACCGTGCTGACCTTCTCCATCTATGACTCGGTCATCGTCTTCGACAAGGTCAACGAAAACACCACGGGTCTGCGCGGACAACGAAAACACACCTATGCCGAACAAGCGAACTTAGCGGTCAACCAAACCGTGATGCGTTCGATCTCGACCTCGGTGATTTCCGCACTGCCGATTATCGCGCTGTTTATCGTCGCCGTCTGGCTGATGGGTATCGGCACCCTGCGCGACCTGGCGCTGATTCAGCTCATCGGCGTTATCGAAGGTATTTTCTCCTCGCTGTTCCTGGCTACGCCACTGGTCGTCAGCTTTGCTAATCGCACCAAGAACGTGAAGGAACACAACAAGGAAGTTGCGGAATACCGCGAAAAGCACGGTGAAAACGCCGAGGCAGACGCTGAGGTAGAAGCAGAGGCCAAGCGCACGGTGGCATCGCCAAGCAAGCCGGAACCGCAGCAGAAGAACCAGGCAAGTTCGGGTGCCACCTGGCGCCCGGGTCGCTAG
- the secD gene encoding protein translocase subunit SecD gives MNNSSRNWPKRALALFVLILVVLYALMLFTGNRSATPKLGIDLQGGTRVTLAPQGEEPTQDQLQQARDILEQRVNGMGVSGSEVVINGSTLVITVPGEDASEAQAVGQTSQLLFRPVAQPPTPDMTQLPDELLDMANRWVEYDVISEEDANNALQQVEDAVQQQSGNEAGEVEAEKVTATPLPEPANSIEQGERRDEMTAMLLEDRQSDDPTTLSAASALMTCTGDQDPLTGTDDPAKPFVTCDYAQGTPYILEPAPLLNGVEDPEGTRLTGNEIDTDSPINGGLNAQTGQMEISFAFQTGDGPNGSQTWAELTQERLQQQIAITLDSAVISAPVIQSPTPVGSATSITGDFTQEEATSLANNLRYGALPLSFTGENGEPGGTVETVPPSLGQAALQAGLIAGIVGLILVALYSLYYFRALAGISLLTLLGAGLLTYGALVLLGRWIGYSLDLSGIAGLVIGVGATADSFVVYYERIKDELLEGRTFRSAATKAWERARTTIVTGNAVTLIGAVIVYFLAIGEVKGFAFTLGLTTVFDLVVSFLITAPLMQLAARKPAFAKPSMNGLGGIYGLIEERRERGYYAPKTNRTQHTVTPEDETAENLEAETPEESSDNQRQGGGTATKVRKPKSPNDPEADAPAEEEK, from the coding sequence ATGAACAACAGCAGCCGGAACTGGCCGAAGCGTGCGCTCGCACTCTTCGTGCTGATTCTGGTGGTGCTGTATGCGCTCATGCTGTTTACCGGTAACCGTTCCGCCACCCCGAAGCTGGGTATTGACCTGCAGGGCGGCACGCGCGTGACTTTGGCCCCGCAAGGCGAGGAACCAACTCAAGACCAGCTGCAGCAGGCCCGCGACATTCTGGAACAGCGTGTCAACGGCATGGGCGTGTCTGGTTCAGAAGTTGTGATTAACGGCTCGACCCTGGTTATTACTGTCCCGGGCGAGGACGCCTCCGAGGCACAGGCCGTGGGCCAGACCTCTCAGCTGCTCTTCCGCCCGGTGGCACAGCCGCCGACACCGGATATGACGCAGCTTCCCGATGAACTCCTCGACATGGCAAACCGCTGGGTCGAGTACGACGTCATCAGCGAAGAAGACGCCAATAATGCTCTGCAGCAGGTCGAAGATGCCGTGCAGCAGCAGTCCGGCAATGAGGCCGGCGAGGTAGAAGCCGAAAAGGTGACGGCCACTCCGCTGCCTGAACCGGCTAACTCCATTGAGCAGGGCGAGCGTCGCGACGAGATGACCGCGATGCTGCTGGAAGACCGTCAGTCCGATGACCCGACCACGCTCTCGGCTGCCTCGGCGCTGATGACCTGTACTGGCGACCAGGATCCGCTCACCGGTACCGACGACCCGGCCAAGCCTTTCGTGACCTGTGACTACGCACAGGGCACCCCGTACATCCTGGAGCCCGCACCGCTGCTCAACGGCGTTGAGGACCCGGAGGGTACCCGCCTGACCGGTAACGAGATCGATACCGATTCTCCGATTAACGGTGGTCTGAACGCCCAGACCGGCCAGATGGAAATCAGCTTTGCTTTCCAGACCGGCGATGGCCCGAATGGTTCCCAGACTTGGGCAGAGCTGACCCAGGAGCGCCTGCAGCAGCAGATCGCTATCACCCTGGACTCCGCAGTGATTTCCGCACCGGTTATCCAGAGCCCGACCCCGGTTGGTTCGGCTACCTCCATTACCGGTGACTTCACCCAGGAAGAGGCAACCAGTCTGGCGAACAACCTGCGCTACGGCGCACTGCCGCTGTCCTTTACCGGTGAAAACGGCGAGCCGGGCGGCACCGTCGAGACCGTTCCTCCGTCGCTGGGCCAGGCCGCACTGCAAGCCGGTCTTATCGCCGGCATCGTCGGCCTCATCCTGGTTGCGCTGTACTCGCTGTACTACTTCCGCGCACTGGCGGGTATCTCGCTGCTGACCCTGTTGGGTGCAGGCCTGCTGACCTACGGCGCCCTGGTGCTGCTGGGCCGCTGGATCGGCTACTCGCTGGACCTGTCCGGTATCGCCGGTCTGGTCATTGGTGTCGGTGCTACCGCTGACTCCTTCGTTGTCTACTACGAGCGCATCAAGGATGAGCTGCTCGAAGGCCGCACCTTCCGTTCCGCCGCCACCAAGGCATGGGAGCGAGCTCGTACCACCATCGTTACCGGTAACGCCGTGACCTTGATTGGTGCAGTCATCGTTTACTTCCTGGCTATCGGTGAGGTCAAGGGCTTCGCGTTCACCCTGGGTCTGACCACCGTGTTCGACCTGGTCGTATCCTTCCTGATTACCGCACCGCTGATGCAGCTGGCAGCACGCAAGCCGGCCTTTGCGAAGCCGTCGATGAACGGCCTGGGCGGTATCTACGGCCTGATTGAGGAACGTCGCGAGCGCGGCTACTACGCGCCGAAGACCAACCGCACCCAGCACACCGTCACCCCGGAGGACGAGACTGCTGAGAACCTCGAGGCAGAGACCCCGGAGGAGTCTTCCGACAACCAGCGCCAGGGCGGTGGTACCGCCACCAAGGTGCGCAAGCCGAAATCCCCGAATGACCCGGAGGCTGACGCACCGGCCGAGGAGGAGAAGTAA
- the yajC gene encoding preprotein translocase subunit YajC, with amino-acid sequence MEILFIVLIFILLVLPPFFTMRKQRQRQNEMVSLQNSLVPGQEVVTAGGVHGVVAATREAEIDLEVGNGVVITFEKMAIVRSKEQAQAEAARLQQQTKKQQAQPQAHPEQAHPEQQPNADQVRPEEGALPEQEIRPEDFQNDPKRRPEAE; translated from the coding sequence ATGGAAATTCTATTTATTGTCCTTATCTTTATCCTGTTGGTGCTGCCACCGTTCTTTACCATGCGCAAGCAGCGCCAGCGTCAGAACGAAATGGTCAGCCTGCAGAACTCCCTGGTTCCCGGCCAGGAAGTTGTGACCGCTGGTGGCGTCCACGGCGTGGTTGCAGCTACCCGCGAGGCTGAGATCGACCTGGAGGTCGGCAACGGCGTAGTCATCACCTTCGAAAAGATGGCTATCGTCCGCAGCAAGGAGCAGGCTCAGGCTGAAGCTGCACGTCTGCAGCAGCAGACCAAGAAGCAGCAGGCCCAGCCGCAGGCTCACCCGGAGCAGGCTCACCCGGAGCAGCAGCCTAACGCGGACCAGGTGCGTCCGGAAGAGGGTGCACTGCCGGAGCAGGAGATCCGCCCGGAGGACTTCCAGAACGACCCGAAGCGTCGCCCGGAAGCTGAATAA
- the ruvB gene encoding Holliday junction branch migration DNA helicase RuvB: MSDIERTEFSLPEGMEQPAPTQRNEDVDSNVQEGERDIERSLRPKSLDEFIGQPKVREQLSLVLTGAKNRGVTPDHVLLSGPPGLGKTTMAMIIAQELGTSLRMTSGPALERAGDLAAMLSNLMEGDVLFIDEIHRIARPAEEMLYMAMEDFRIDVIVGKGPGATSIPLEIPPFTLVGATTRAGMLTGPLRDRFGFTAQMEYYETADLTRVIKRAARILEVDIAEDAAVEIGSRSRGTPRIANRLLRRVRDYAEVNGDGTIDLAAAQGALEVFDVDELGLDRLDRAVLSALIKGHGGGPVGVNTLAIAVGEEPSTVEEVCEPYLVRAGMVARTGRGRVATAAAWQHLGLTPPDGALGLF, from the coding sequence ATGTCAGATATTGAGCGCACAGAATTCTCCCTCCCAGAGGGAATGGAACAGCCTGCGCCCACGCAGCGCAACGAGGATGTTGATAGCAACGTCCAAGAAGGCGAGCGTGACATTGAGCGATCCCTGCGCCCGAAATCCCTCGATGAGTTCATCGGTCAGCCCAAGGTACGCGAGCAGCTCTCGCTGGTGCTTACCGGTGCGAAAAACCGTGGGGTTACTCCTGACCACGTTTTGCTGTCTGGTCCTCCCGGTCTGGGTAAGACCACCATGGCGATGATTATCGCCCAGGAACTCGGCACGTCGTTGCGCATGACTTCTGGTCCGGCGCTGGAGCGCGCCGGCGATCTGGCAGCAATGTTGTCGAATCTCATGGAAGGCGATGTCCTCTTTATCGACGAGATTCACCGCATCGCCCGCCCTGCGGAAGAAATGCTGTACATGGCCATGGAGGATTTCCGCATCGACGTCATCGTAGGCAAGGGCCCGGGTGCGACTTCTATTCCGCTGGAGATTCCACCGTTTACTTTGGTGGGCGCGACCACCCGTGCCGGTATGCTGACCGGTCCGCTGCGCGACCGCTTCGGCTTTACTGCCCAGATGGAGTACTACGAAACGGCGGATCTGACCCGCGTGATTAAGCGCGCCGCGCGCATCTTGGAAGTAGACATCGCTGAGGATGCTGCGGTCGAAATTGGCTCTCGTTCCCGTGGCACCCCACGCATTGCTAACCGTCTTTTGCGCCGCGTGCGTGACTACGCCGAAGTCAACGGTGACGGCACCATTGACTTGGCTGCTGCACAGGGTGCGCTTGAAGTCTTCGATGTGGATGAACTCGGGCTGGACCGTTTGGACCGCGCGGTGCTCAGTGCCTTGATTAAGGGCCACGGTGGTGGCCCGGTCGGTGTGAACACTCTGGCCATTGCAGTAGGTGAGGAGCCCTCCACGGTGGAAGAGGTCTGTGAGCCTTACTTGGTGCGTGCCGGAATGGTTGCGCGTACCGGCCGCGGACGTGTGGCAACCGCGGCTGCGTGGCAGCATCTGGGACTTACTCCACCGGATGGGGCATTGGGACTGTTCTAA
- the ruvA gene encoding Holliday junction branch migration protein RuvA: MIAALRGEVLSIGLDHAVIDCAGVGYKFLATPPTLGSLQRGEQASVLTTLVVKEDSMTLYGFRDTADREMFHTLQGVSGLGPKLALAALSVMGASELAQAISSGDSKTLQSIPGVGKRMAERLALELKDKVAGFAPAPAQSAGEQATASGPVVEEVTEALLGLGFTEKAARPVVAAMAAENPDAENSTLLRAALAQLGKKK; this comes from the coding sequence ATGATTGCGGCTTTACGTGGAGAGGTGCTCAGCATCGGATTAGATCACGCAGTGATCGATTGCGCCGGTGTGGGCTATAAATTCTTAGCCACTCCACCGACCCTGGGCTCATTGCAGCGCGGCGAGCAAGCCAGCGTGCTGACCACCCTGGTGGTCAAGGAAGACTCCATGACTCTGTATGGCTTCCGCGACACTGCTGACCGGGAGATGTTCCACACCCTGCAGGGCGTATCCGGCCTGGGCCCGAAGCTGGCGCTCGCCGCACTCTCGGTCATGGGTGCGTCCGAGCTGGCACAGGCTATCTCGAGTGGCGACTCGAAGACCTTGCAGTCCATCCCCGGTGTGGGCAAGCGCATGGCAGAACGCCTCGCACTTGAGCTCAAGGACAAAGTGGCAGGTTTTGCCCCGGCACCTGCGCAATCGGCAGGGGAGCAGGCCACTGCTTCCGGCCCAGTCGTCGAAGAAGTCACCGAAGCACTGCTTGGCCTGGGCTTTACCGAAAAGGCCGCACGTCCTGTCGTTGCAGCCATGGCTGCAGAAAACCCAGATGCAGAGAACTCCACGCTGCTGCGCGCAGCCTTGGCCCAGTTGGGTAAAAAGAAGTAG
- the ruvC gene encoding crossover junction endodeoxyribonuclease RuvC, with protein sequence MNLEGLRVMGIDPGLTRCGLSVVQAGRGRAIIPVSVGVVRTPSGHELTERLLRLSKAAQEWMDDYNPDVVAIERVFERGNVSTVIQTAHAVGVLMLAAAERNVPVYSYTPSEVKKAISGNGRADKKQMTAMITRILGLSEAPKPADAADALALAVCHCWRAPALARTQQQGAWPSS encoded by the coding sequence GTGAATTTGGAAGGCCTGCGAGTAATGGGCATTGACCCAGGGCTTACTCGCTGTGGCTTGTCCGTGGTCCAAGCAGGCCGCGGGCGCGCCATTATCCCAGTATCTGTCGGGGTTGTGCGCACCCCCAGCGGGCATGAGCTCACCGAACGTCTGCTGCGTTTGTCCAAGGCCGCGCAGGAATGGATGGACGACTACAACCCGGACGTCGTGGCAATCGAGCGCGTTTTCGAACGCGGCAATGTCTCAACCGTCATCCAAACCGCCCACGCTGTGGGTGTGCTCATGCTGGCTGCCGCGGAGCGCAACGTGCCGGTGTATAGCTACACTCCGTCTGAAGTAAAAAAGGCCATCTCCGGCAACGGGCGCGCTGATAAGAAGCAGATGACCGCGATGATTACCCGCATTTTGGGCCTTAGTGAGGCTCCTAAGCCTGCCGATGCCGCCGACGCCTTAGCCTTGGCAGTCTGTCACTGCTGGCGCGCCCCGGCTTTAGCTCGTACACAACAACAAGGTGCCTGGCCTAGCTCTTAG
- a CDS encoding YebC/PmpR family DNA-binding transcriptional regulator — protein sequence MAGHSKWATTKHKKAANDAKRGKEFAKLIKNIEVAARTGGGDPAANPTLDDMIKKAKKASVPNDNIERARKRGSGEEAGGADWENIMYEGYGPNGVAMLIECLTDNRNRAATEVRTAMTKNGGNMGESGSVAYMFTRTGVVVVEKGDLTEDDVLMAVLEAGAEEVNDLGERFEIVCAPTDIQAVKEALQEADITVDDSDQDFRASVEVPLEANDAKKIFRLIDALEESDDVQNVYTNMDLSDEVLAELDA from the coding sequence ATGGCTGGCCATTCAAAATGGGCTACGACCAAGCACAAGAAGGCTGCTAACGATGCCAAGCGCGGCAAGGAGTTTGCCAAGCTCATCAAGAATATTGAGGTGGCAGCTCGTACCGGTGGCGGCGACCCGGCGGCTAACCCAACCCTCGATGACATGATCAAGAAGGCCAAGAAGGCCTCTGTACCGAATGACAACATCGAGCGTGCCCGCAAGCGCGGTTCCGGCGAAGAAGCTGGTGGCGCTGACTGGGAAAACATTATGTACGAAGGCTATGGCCCCAACGGCGTTGCCATGCTGATTGAGTGTCTGACCGACAACCGCAACCGCGCGGCTACTGAGGTCCGCACCGCCATGACCAAAAACGGCGGCAACATGGGTGAGTCCGGTTCCGTGGCGTACATGTTCACCCGTACCGGCGTCGTTGTGGTGGAAAAGGGCGACCTGACTGAGGACGACGTGCTTATGGCCGTGCTGGAAGCAGGCGCTGAAGAGGTCAACGACTTGGGCGAGCGCTTCGAAATCGTCTGCGCACCGACCGATATCCAGGCAGTCAAGGAAGCGCTGCAGGAAGCCGACATCACCGTCGATGACTCCGACCAGGATTTCCGCGCTTCTGTCGAGGTGCCGCTCGAGGCAAACGACGCGAAGAAGATCTTCCGTCTGATTGACGCTCTGGAAGAATCCGATGACGTGCAAAACGTCTACACCAACATGGATCTTTCCGACGAGGTCCTTGCTGAGCTCGACGCTTAA
- a CDS encoding acyl-CoA thioesterase translates to MATIAEVFDLQGEGTKWHAPMVPSQIARTFGGQVVAQCFAAATRTVEDKVANSLHGYFVGPGDSTKGMELVVDKLRDGGSFSHREVRGYQDERLIFVLNASFHRKGDQGPEHYDEMPQVPSPDELEGIDGTTPDSTRIFLQEWAEWDVRLVPQERSPESEANGSGYTHIWFRNTSEVPDDEHYHQSGLTYLSDMTLLRSTLIDHPGHKVQMASLDHSVWFFKPVRVDEWLLYEQTSPAAGQGVALAQGKVFNREGQLVALVMQQGLARNLREDIGGNSKNGNW, encoded by the coding sequence ATGGCGACGATCGCCGAGGTATTTGATCTGCAAGGCGAAGGCACTAAGTGGCATGCGCCGATGGTTCCATCGCAGATTGCGCGTACTTTTGGCGGACAGGTCGTCGCCCAGTGCTTCGCCGCGGCCACTCGCACGGTCGAGGACAAGGTAGCCAATTCCTTGCACGGCTACTTTGTAGGCCCGGGGGATTCGACGAAGGGGATGGAATTGGTCGTCGATAAGCTGCGCGACGGCGGTTCTTTTTCCCACCGTGAGGTGCGTGGCTATCAGGATGAACGTCTGATTTTCGTCCTCAACGCGAGCTTCCACCGTAAAGGCGACCAAGGCCCGGAGCATTACGATGAGATGCCGCAGGTGCCTAGCCCAGACGAGCTCGAGGGTATTGATGGCACGACGCCGGATTCCACCCGTATTTTCCTCCAGGAGTGGGCCGAGTGGGACGTGCGCTTGGTGCCGCAGGAGCGTAGCCCGGAGTCGGAAGCTAATGGCAGTGGCTATACACATATCTGGTTCCGCAATACCAGCGAAGTGCCTGACGATGAGCATTACCACCAGTCTGGGCTGACCTACTTAAGTGACATGACGCTGCTGCGCTCGACGCTGATTGATCACCCAGGCCACAAGGTGCAGATGGCCAGCCTGGATCACAGCGTGTGGTTCTTTAAGCCAGTGCGTGTCGATGAGTGGCTGCTCTATGAACAGACCTCGCCGGCTGCTGGTCAGGGCGTGGCATTGGCCCAGGGCAAGGTGTTTAACCGCGAGGGACAATTGGTTGCGCTGGTCATGCAGCAAGGGCTGGCCCGCAACCTGCGCGAGGACATCGGAGGAAACAGCAAGAACGGCAATTGGTAG
- a CDS encoding DUF3817 domain-containing protein, with the protein MTPHSLHRSAAWLEMFTWAFLILAMILKYSGTTDALTPIAGGIHGFGFLCFVVMTIAVWINNRWPAGIGILGLIVSAIPFAALPFAIWAANRGYLKGGWRFSDASEEPRTLPDKGLAQLVRHPVRTIIIVLILIAVVFGILLYLGPPVDVESAIESNL; encoded by the coding sequence ATGACGCCACACTCTTTGCACCGTAGTGCTGCCTGGCTTGAGATGTTTACCTGGGCTTTTCTCATCCTGGCCATGATTTTGAAGTATTCCGGCACCACCGATGCACTCACGCCGATTGCCGGCGGCATCCACGGCTTCGGCTTTCTCTGCTTCGTCGTCATGACGATTGCAGTGTGGATCAATAACCGCTGGCCCGCAGGTATCGGCATTCTAGGCCTGATTGTTTCTGCCATTCCTTTCGCCGCCCTCCCCTTTGCTATCTGGGCCGCAAACCGCGGATACCTAAAGGGTGGCTGGCGCTTTAGCGATGCTTCTGAAGAACCCCGCACCCTGCCCGATAAAGGTCTAGCCCAGTTGGTGCGCCACCCGGTGCGCACTATCATTATTGTGCTTATCCTCATCGCCGTGGTCTTCGGCATTCTGCTGTATCTCGGCCCGCCGGTCGATGTGGAATCCGCCATCGAGTCCAACCTGTAA
- a CDS encoding glycosyltransferase 87 family protein, whose product MHKILSVPGVWAGWVAFRLLLGYFILQNHSARGDVAYYFYGIFGDDPTMMTEYPHAGVWPTLILGWIVGDRIDAYYIAFTVMMLLIDALFLAFLLRHHDGRSQVFLAGWFWVLFGTAAGHVFVWRLDLFPGVAVAAAAALLATRPHWAAACLAFATTMKLWPGVLAAGLVGRFNHRGTWTRLAAFFGTLVALCLFTVATSGFDRLISPLTYQDDRGLQVESIPATIAMLQGHHDPASFDVSYAASKSFEITGPGVEFAQQISSVAMVVAIVFALAWAIGHFLMGGWNPRKTMVFFITIILLLLVANKVFSPQYIVWLGPVLAVFLCQEGRNTFAWILSVLCVIAAALGTYVFPFNYEGIMNLADLAPAYALAARNGIIVVMAVLSVVWLVRETLVFKKFRQRGRPAESENTYQRAQA is encoded by the coding sequence ATGCATAAGATTCTCTCTGTCCCCGGCGTTTGGGCCGGCTGGGTCGCATTCCGCCTGCTGTTAGGCTATTTCATCCTGCAAAACCACAGCGCGCGTGGCGATGTCGCCTACTACTTCTATGGCATCTTCGGCGATGACCCGACGATGATGACCGAGTACCCACACGCCGGTGTCTGGCCCACGCTGATTTTGGGCTGGATTGTCGGCGATCGCATCGATGCTTACTACATTGCCTTTACGGTCATGATGCTGCTTATCGATGCCCTCTTCCTCGCCTTCCTGCTGCGCCACCACGATGGGCGTTCGCAGGTCTTCCTGGCAGGTTGGTTCTGGGTCCTTTTCGGCACCGCGGCTGGCCACGTGTTTGTCTGGCGCCTCGACCTCTTCCCCGGCGTTGCCGTCGCGGCAGCCGCTGCGCTGTTGGCAACACGTCCGCACTGGGCAGCCGCCTGCCTAGCTTTTGCGACCACCATGAAGCTCTGGCCGGGTGTCCTGGCCGCAGGTCTGGTGGGCCGTTTCAACCACCGCGGCACCTGGACTCGCCTGGCGGCCTTCTTCGGCACCCTCGTTGCCCTGTGTCTGTTTACCGTGGCCACCAGCGGATTCGACCGCCTTATCTCCCCGCTGACCTATCAGGACGATCGTGGTCTGCAGGTCGAATCGATTCCTGCCACCATCGCCATGCTCCAAGGCCACCACGATCCGGCCTCTTTCGACGTTTCTTATGCCGCGTCAAAGAGCTTCGAAATCACCGGCCCGGGCGTGGAGTTTGCACAGCAGATTTCCTCTGTTGCGATGGTCGTAGCCATCGTCTTTGCCCTGGCCTGGGCCATTGGGCATTTCCTCATGGGCGGTTGGAATCCGCGCAAGACCATGGTCTTTTTCATCACCATCATCTTGCTGCTGCTGGTGGCCAACAAGGTCTTTTCCCCGCAGTACATCGTCTGGCTCGGCCCAGTCCTGGCGGTCTTCTTGTGCCAGGAAGGTCGCAACACCTTTGCCTGGATTCTATCGGTCCTGTGCGTTATCGCCGCCGCGCTAGGAACCTACGTCTTCCCCTTCAACTACGAAGGGATTATGAACCTAGCCGACCTTGCTCCGGCTTATGCGCTGGCAGCTCGCAACGGCATCATCGTCGTGATGGCGGTGCTCTCCGTGGTGTGGCTGGTGCGCGAGACGTTAGTATTCAAAAAATTCAGGCAACGGGGCCGTCCCGCCGAGTCGGAAAATACGTACCAGCGGGCGCAAGCGTAG